In the Calditrichota bacterium genome, one interval contains:
- a CDS encoding response regulator: MATKVLIIEDNEQNLYLATFILEKHGFEVVAARDGFAGVEMASKVNPDLILLDIQLPGMDGYAVAKAIKEQVQLEEIPIVAVTSYAMVGDRERILSAGCSGYIEKPIDPSTFIEDVVKHVKKG; encoded by the coding sequence ATGGCAACAAAAGTCCTTATAATTGAAGACAATGAACAAAACCTTTACCTGGCTACGTTTATCCTGGAAAAACATGGCTTCGAAGTTGTTGCAGCAAGGGACGGTTTTGCAGGCGTTGAAATGGCCAGCAAGGTTAATCCCGATTTGATTTTGCTTGATATCCAATTACCGGGTATGGATGGCTATGCCGTTGCCAAAGCTATAAAAGAACAGGTGCAGCTTGAAGAAATTCCAATAGTTGCTGTTACTTCTTATGCGATGGTTGGAGACCGCGAACGAATTTTATCCGCCGGTTGCAGTGGCTATATTGAAAAACCCATAGATCCCAGTACTTTTATTGAGGATGTTGTTAAACATGTAAAGAAAGGTTGA
- a CDS encoding PAS domain S-box protein, translating into MTKVLIVDDNEQNLYLLEALLNGSNYKTTLATNGSEALKSARQNPPDLIISDILMPVMDGFTLCREWRLDDSLKNIPFVFYTATYTDPKDEKFALSIGADRFLVKPQEPDIFVEIIKDVLLQHEKKLLKHTAKPQKEDKVYLKKYNEALIRKLEKKTLDLEENQKILQDKIEQFSKAEIVLKKEKQRNEQILQTMLDGYILADQNGMLVDVNSTYCKMIGYTADELKKMDIRQLEVKIGEAEVQRRIDQLINIGHDHFETTHKHKDGHLVDLDVSISIMPEESGPLVAAFVRDITEQKKTQRAISQSEKQYRAIVEDTPVLICRFLADGEITFVNQAYSNYFELDREQLIGETFWSLIPAEDRKFVQENIASLTIQKPTQTHEHKVISPGKIIRWQRWTNRALFSDVGELEVYQSIGEDITDRKLAEVTLSESEYRYKNIFQSATVSLWEEDLSELKEAINELKKKGVSDFRKYLDDHPEFVEDGISKIKILDVNQATLKMYEAESKEELLGSLHNVFVPESFNVFKEEIITIAEGKESFEIEASNRTLKGNPLHILMHLSIPQKTSDFKNLIVSITDITERKKIEQNLVKSESYFRTLYEHSPMIIWEEDFSEVKEFIDRLKNEGVNDFRSYFDNNPKALEKIAGQIKVINVNEYSLEFYRADSKESLLTDLPSYFVEESWPVLKEEILVLAEGKSEFKSEIPIRTSWGELKSLIFTVSIPLEYRENWQRVLVSFVDITDRKEADRLLRESEERFRLLATNASDMLYRMSLPDGKYEYVSPASKKIFGYSPQEFYQSAALIGNIIHPDWHSYFEKEWAKLIIGEMSPTYEYQVIHKSGKVCWIHQRNSLIKNEKGQPTAIAGVVSDITERKKIEKTLATLMSNLPGMAYSCLNNEDWEMLFVSEGCFELTGYRKHELVGNTKYSYGKIIHPDHREKVWDIVQNSIENHFELEYRIITKKGEEKWVWEKGLMLKEKINGCNIIEGFINDITLRKQAEQKLHDSEKRYRSLVETSPDGIAVTDLDGNFTIINKKAVELHGFDSADELIGISSVDFVSPVNREELHRNAVEALKNGIAYSFEYTLFRKDGSSFPAEANATTIFDSVGNPQAFLTIFRDISERKKAEEEVHNSREQLRALSAHLQAAREEERSSIARDLHDEFGQILTVLKMDVSLIEQEIAKKDNELNIDFVNKEISSIYGLLDKTALKVSDMVTHLRPGILDNLGFMAALEWHLDEFQKKTKIRTKLITKIKILDLSIDQNTSLFRIVQEAFTNVSKHAKASEVEVSIRKTKKNLIVSIKDNGIGIKDEKLVKKGHFGLLGIRERAVILGGELKIKSGDKIGTTLKIDIPFS; encoded by the coding sequence ATGACAAAAGTATTAATTGTAGATGATAATGAGCAAAACCTTTACTTGCTTGAAGCCCTTCTGAATGGAAGTAATTATAAGACAACTTTGGCGACAAATGGATCTGAAGCATTAAAGAGCGCACGCCAAAACCCACCTGATTTGATCATTAGTGATATTCTGATGCCGGTTATGGATGGTTTCACTTTATGCCGTGAATGGCGTTTGGATGATAGTCTTAAAAATATTCCTTTTGTTTTTTATACAGCAACTTATACAGACCCCAAAGATGAAAAATTTGCGCTAAGCATTGGTGCAGACAGGTTTTTGGTTAAACCACAAGAGCCGGACATATTTGTTGAAATAATAAAAGATGTTTTATTACAACATGAAAAGAAACTACTAAAACATACTGCCAAACCACAAAAAGAAGATAAAGTCTATTTAAAAAAATACAACGAAGCCCTGATCCGCAAGCTTGAAAAAAAGACATTGGACCTGGAGGAAAACCAGAAAATTCTGCAGGACAAAATAGAGCAGTTTAGCAAAGCAGAAATCGTACTTAAAAAAGAAAAACAGCGTAATGAACAGATTTTACAAACAATGTTGGATGGTTATATTTTGGCAGATCAAAATGGAATGCTTGTTGATGTAAATTCTACCTATTGCAAAATGATTGGATATACAGCCGATGAACTTAAAAAAATGGATATTCGCCAGTTAGAGGTAAAAATAGGTGAGGCTGAGGTTCAACGTCGAATTGATCAACTGATTAATATAGGACATGATCACTTTGAAACAACGCATAAACATAAAGACGGCCACCTAGTCGATCTTGATGTTAGCATTTCGATTATGCCAGAAGAAAGTGGGCCTTTGGTAGCAGCTTTTGTGCGTGATATTACAGAACAAAAAAAAACTCAACGTGCGATAAGTCAATCAGAAAAACAATACAGAGCTATAGTCGAAGATACACCGGTTTTAATCTGTCGTTTTTTAGCTGATGGTGAAATTACTTTTGTGAACCAGGCTTATTCCAACTATTTTGAATTAGACAGGGAACAACTGATCGGGGAAACGTTTTGGTCTTTGATCCCTGCTGAAGATAGAAAATTTGTACAAGAGAATATTGCCTCACTAACCATACAAAAACCGACCCAAACCCACGAGCATAAAGTTATCTCACCAGGAAAAATAATTAGGTGGCAAAGGTGGACAAACCGTGCATTATTTTCCGATGTAGGTGAATTGGAAGTATATCAATCTATCGGTGAAGACATTACGGATCGTAAGCTTGCAGAAGTTACATTAAGTGAAAGTGAGTATCGTTATAAAAATATTTTTCAGTCTGCAACTGTCTCTTTGTGGGAGGAAGACCTTTCTGAGTTAAAGGAAGCAATTAATGAACTAAAGAAAAAAGGTGTGTCCGATTTCAGGAAGTATTTAGATGATCACCCGGAATTTGTTGAGGATGGAATAAGTAAAATTAAAATACTTGATGTTAACCAGGCGACATTAAAAATGTATGAAGCCGAGAGTAAAGAAGAGCTTTTAGGGTCTTTACATAATGTATTTGTACCAGAATCATTTAATGTGTTTAAAGAAGAAATAATTACGATAGCAGAAGGGAAAGAGTCTTTTGAAATTGAAGCCAGCAACCGCACCTTAAAAGGAAATCCATTACATATATTAATGCATCTTTCCATTCCTCAAAAAACATCTGATTTTAAAAACCTTATTGTAAGCATTACCGATATTACCGAACGGAAAAAAATAGAACAGAACCTTGTCAAAAGCGAATCATACTTCCGGACCCTTTATGAGCATTCGCCGATGATTATTTGGGAGGAAGATTTTTCGGAAGTGAAAGAATTTATTGATCGATTAAAAAATGAAGGTGTGAATGATTTTCGCAGCTATTTTGATAATAATCCGAAAGCGTTGGAAAAGATTGCCGGCCAGATTAAAGTAATAAATGTGAATGAATACAGCCTTGAGTTTTACAGGGCTGATAGCAAAGAAAGCCTTTTAACTGATTTACCATCTTATTTTGTTGAAGAATCTTGGCCGGTCCTAAAAGAAGAAATTTTAGTATTGGCTGAAGGCAAAAGTGAATTTAAAAGTGAGATACCGATCCGAACTTCCTGGGGGGAATTAAAAAGCCTGATTTTTACTGTCTCCATCCCGCTGGAATATAGGGAAAATTGGCAAAGGGTCCTGGTCTCTTTTGTGGATATTACTGACCGTAAAGAAGCCGATAGGTTATTGCGGGAAAGCGAAGAACGTTTTCGTTTATTGGCTACAAATGCAAGTGATATGCTCTACCGCATGTCTTTGCCGGATGGAAAATATGAGTATGTAAGTCCTGCTTCAAAAAAAATATTTGGTTATTCACCACAAGAGTTTTATCAGTCAGCGGCGCTCATTGGCAACATAATACACCCAGATTGGCATTCTTATTTTGAGAAAGAATGGGCTAAACTCATTATCGGGGAAATGTCACCAACCTACGAATACCAGGTAATCCACAAATCTGGTAAAGTATGCTGGATACATCAGAGAAATTCATTAATCAAAAATGAGAAGGGGCAACCAACAGCCATTGCAGGGGTAGTGAGCGATATAACCGAACGTAAAAAAATTGAAAAAACACTTGCAACCCTAATGAGCAATCTGCCGGGGATGGCCTATAGTTGCCTGAACAATGAAGATTGGGAAATGTTATTTGTAAGTGAGGGCTGTTTCGAATTAACAGGATACAGGAAGCATGAACTTGTTGGGAATACAAAATATTCATATGGCAAAATCATTCACCCAGACCATAGGGAAAAAGTTTGGGATATTGTTCAAAACTCAATTGAGAATCACTTTGAGCTCGAATACAGGATAATTACTAAAAAGGGTGAAGAAAAATGGGTATGGGAAAAAGGTTTAATGCTTAAGGAAAAGATAAATGGATGTAATATTATTGAAGGATTTATAAATGATATTACTCTTCGCAAACAAGCTGAGCAAAAACTACACGATAGTGAAAAGCGCTATCGTTCATTGGTCGAGACCTCTCCTGATGGAATTGCTGTTACCGATCTTGATGGAAATTTCACAATCATTAATAAAAAGGCAGTTGAACTGCATGGGTTCGACAGCGCTGATGAATTAATAGGAATAAGTTCAGTGGATTTCGTTTCCCCTGTTAACCGGGAAGAACTTCATAGAAATGCAGTAGAAGCATTAAAAAACGGTATTGCTTACAGTTTTGAATATACCCTCTTTCGCAAAGATGGCAGCAGCTTTCCCGCAGAAGCAAATGCCACTACAATTTTTGATTCAGTTGGCAACCCGCAAGCGTTTCTTACAATATTCAGGGATATTTCTGAGCGAAAAAAAGCTGAAGAGGAAGTCCATAATTCACGCGAACAACTACGCGCATTATCGGCACACTTACAGGCAGCCCGGGAAGAAGAGCGTTCCTCGATTGCACGTGATTTACATGATGAATTCGGTCAAATATTAACCGTACTTAAGATGGATGTTTCATTGATAGAACAAGAAATTGCTAAAAAAGACAATGAACTAAATATTGATTTCGTAAATAAGGAGATTAGTTCAATATATGGATTGTTGGATAAAACAGCATTAAAAGTATCGGACATGGTTACCCATTTGCGACCTGGTATACTTGATAACCTTGGTTTTATGGCTGCCCTGGAATGGCATTTAGATGAGTTTCAGAAAAAAACAAAGATACGAACAAAGCTGATCACAAAAATAAAAATACTTGATCTGAGTATAGATCAAAATACATCTTTATTTAGAATTGTGCAGGAAGCTTTCACGAATGTTTCTAAACATGCAAAAGCAAGCGAAGTTGAAGTATCAATTCGTAAAACAAAAAAGAATTTAATAGTTTCAATAAAAGACAATGGTATTGGAATAAAAGACGAAAAGTTAGTAAAAAAAGGCCACTTTGGTTTGCTTGGAATTAGGGAACGGGCTGTAATTTTGGGCGGAGAATTAAAAATTAAAAGTGGCGATAAAATTGGAACGACGTTAAAAATTGATATACCATTCTCATGA
- a CDS encoding response regulator transcription factor gives MINIFIADDHELIREGFKKLIDKEPGMSVVGETDNGSDVMEFLKVKACDVIVLDITMPGKNGMDILKEIKIEFPKLKVLILTMHPEDRFAIRALKAGASGYLTKMSASGELIKAISKIIAGGKYISASLAERLAFNLDQDTSAGDHHVLSDREFEVLQMIGSGKSVSEIADKLFLTNSTVNTYRQRILEKMNMKGTADIILYAVQNNLV, from the coding sequence ATGATAAATATTTTTATTGCTGATGATCATGAGCTTATCCGTGAAGGATTTAAAAAGCTAATAGATAAAGAACCAGGAATGTCTGTGGTTGGGGAGACTGACAATGGTTCTGACGTTATGGAATTTTTAAAAGTAAAAGCATGTGATGTTATTGTTCTTGATATAACAATGCCAGGCAAAAATGGAATGGATATTTTAAAAGAGATCAAAATAGAGTTTCCTAAATTGAAAGTGCTCATTCTGACCATGCACCCTGAAGACCGTTTTGCTATTCGCGCACTTAAAGCAGGTGCTTCAGGATATTTGACAAAAATGAGCGCCTCCGGTGAATTGATTAAGGCCATTAGTAAAATTATAGCTGGCGGAAAATATATTAGTGCTTCACTCGCTGAAAGATTAGCTTTTAACCTGGACCAGGATACAAGTGCCGGGGATCACCATGTTTTATCAGACCGTGAGTTTGAAGTATTACAAATGATTGGTTCCGGAAAATCGGTTTCGGAAATAGCGGATAAGCTTTTTCTTACGAACAGTACTGTAAATACGTACCGCCAAAGAATTTTGGAAAAAATGAATATGAAAGGTACAGCAGATATCATCTTATATGCAGTGCAAAACAACCTCGTTTAA
- a CDS encoding response regulator transcription factor, translated as MRLLIIDDSREIRNSLKKTLSPLSNIEIVGEAADVQTSIDLIQSLLPQIVVLDFQLEDGTALEVLKPFSYQKEKPIFIIFSNFPANQYGEACLKAGADHFFNKSHNLNEFLTMVMGIASEK; from the coding sequence GTGCGCTTATTGATAATTGATGATTCCCGTGAAATACGAAATAGCCTTAAAAAAACCTTATCGCCACTTTCAAATATTGAAATTGTGGGTGAAGCTGCAGATGTTCAAACGTCTATTGATTTAATACAATCGTTGCTACCTCAAATTGTTGTCTTGGATTTCCAGTTAGAAGATGGTACAGCCTTGGAGGTACTGAAACCTTTTTCTTATCAAAAAGAAAAACCTATTTTCATAATTTTTTCCAATTTTCCTGCCAACCAATATGGTGAAGCATGCCTTAAAGCCGGTGCGGACCATTTTTTTAATAAATCTCACAACCTAAATGAGTTTTTAACAATGGTTATGGGCATTGCCTCAGAAAAGTAA
- a CDS encoding PAS domain S-box protein, with protein MEISKNLNLDNLSVLNLVPENIAVIENDGTIIFYNESWQNFAKQNNFRDIQKGDNYFQIKLHKNNILSCLPEFEKNIALILKGDSDYSEIEYQCPYKESLIWFKIRLSKYDKSEAPKFIVIHSNITKQKQNENTINKFTQAVKQNPSSIIITDTLGNIEYVNPKFCETSGYKAPEILGKNPRILKGTKTSQEGYKQLWQTITNGYEWRGEFHNKKKNGDFYWETASISPIKNNSGEVTHFVGTKEDVTERKSFEQALWESEEKFRRIAASTRDAIIMMDHAGKISFWNKASERIFGYKSQDVLGKELHVLLAPKRHWKVFQKYRNAFIEEGEGNLIGETIEMEAITADQSEIAIEFSLSSLNIKGTWNALAVIRDITKRKKTEMALQGRERILSAVAHISDNFLKNTNMDKILQDVVNRLGKATSVSRVYIFKNHAAENGTSLVSQKYEWCSTNAISQIDNNDLQNISWQESGMDRWKKTLSQNRVLTGLVKDFPQKERDILEPQQIISVAFVPVFAGELWWGFIGFDDCFIERDWSKVELDALKAAAGIIGSAILNKKAAMDLAKKEEQYRILFDLSPSGIVLEDAEGVILEVNPAYCESVGYTKEELIGNNVKMLTHPDAINNVSENISRLIAGETLVHTEKSCKKDGSACYMELNEKKIVLPNGDDGVLCLANDISQQRMLENQLLHTQKMEAIGTLAGGIAHDFNNILASVIGYSELLKLSLPQENKLKNYANQIYTASLRARDLVQQILTFSRKTEQDYKNVQISLVVKEVLKLLRASLPSSIEFETSLTDTDGLILADAIQIHQLVMNLCTNASYAMQENGGVLSINLEKIIFDQSKQINGFKLDAGEYIKLHIQDTGHGIDPDILKKVFDPFFTTKPVGEGTGLGLSVVHGIVKSHNGEITLNSVRGEGTTIDVYFPRIEKKSTVQKRKPQELKTGNEWILYVDDDEAIVKMNKEMLEGLGYNVAGVTNSLAALELFKTDTDLFDLVITDLTMPHMKGDRFAQELLKIKKDLPIILLTGSNNVMTKEKSKKLGIKSFLKKPLLAKELTDVIRKIIKKENEFNHDKNISSR; from the coding sequence ATGGAAATATCAAAAAATCTAAATCTGGATAATTTATCAGTTTTAAACCTGGTTCCTGAAAATATAGCTGTTATAGAAAACGATGGGACAATCATTTTTTATAATGAAAGCTGGCAAAACTTCGCAAAGCAAAACAATTTCCGGGATATACAAAAAGGTGATAATTATTTCCAGATCAAACTCCATAAAAACAATATTTTGTCGTGTTTACCAGAATTCGAAAAAAACATCGCTTTAATCCTAAAAGGGGATAGTGATTATTCTGAAATTGAATATCAATGTCCTTATAAGGAATCACTAATCTGGTTTAAAATACGCTTGTCAAAATATGACAAAAGTGAAGCACCAAAGTTTATCGTAATTCATTCCAACATAACTAAGCAAAAACAAAATGAAAATACAATTAATAAATTTACCCAGGCAGTAAAACAAAACCCGTCATCAATTATTATCACCGACACGCTGGGTAATATTGAATATGTCAATCCAAAATTTTGTGAAACCTCTGGTTACAAAGCCCCGGAGATTTTGGGGAAAAATCCACGCATTCTCAAGGGTACAAAAACATCGCAAGAAGGATACAAGCAATTATGGCAAACAATCACAAATGGATATGAATGGCGCGGTGAATTTCATAATAAAAAGAAAAACGGGGATTTTTATTGGGAAACAGCTTCTATTAGCCCCATAAAAAACAACTCTGGCGAGGTTACACATTTTGTTGGTACAAAGGAGGACGTAACCGAACGAAAATCTTTTGAACAGGCATTATGGGAAAGTGAAGAAAAATTCAGGAGAATTGCGGCATCGACCCGTGATGCTATTATTATGATGGACCATGCTGGGAAAATATCATTTTGGAACAAGGCATCTGAGCGCATTTTTGGCTATAAAAGCCAGGACGTACTTGGAAAAGAACTTCATGTTCTTTTAGCGCCTAAAAGGCATTGGAAGGTGTTTCAAAAATATAGAAATGCATTTATTGAAGAAGGTGAGGGCAATTTAATTGGCGAAACAATTGAAATGGAAGCTATAACGGCAGACCAATCTGAAATAGCAATTGAGTTTTCATTATCCAGCCTTAACATAAAAGGTACATGGAATGCCCTTGCGGTGATTAGGGACATTACTAAGCGGAAGAAAACCGAAATGGCCTTGCAAGGAAGGGAACGCATTCTTTCCGCAGTTGCACATATAAGTGACAATTTTTTAAAAAACACTAATATGGATAAGATTTTACAAGATGTTGTAAATAGATTGGGGAAGGCCACTAGCGTAAGCAGGGTCTATATTTTTAAAAATCATGCTGCTGAGAACGGAACTTCTCTTGTAAGCCAAAAATATGAGTGGTGTTCAACCAATGCCATTTCCCAAATTGACAATAATGACCTTCAGAATATTTCCTGGCAGGAGTCAGGTATGGATCGGTGGAAAAAAACACTGAGCCAAAATAGGGTTTTAACCGGACTGGTGAAAGATTTCCCGCAAAAAGAAAGAGATATTCTTGAGCCACAACAAATAATATCTGTGGCTTTTGTTCCTGTTTTTGCAGGAGAGTTATGGTGGGGGTTTATAGGGTTTGATGATTGTTTTATTGAAAGGGATTGGTCAAAAGTGGAATTAGATGCTTTAAAAGCTGCAGCAGGAATTATTGGCTCTGCTATTTTAAATAAGAAAGCAGCCATGGACCTTGCAAAAAAAGAAGAACAGTATAGAATTTTGTTTGATTTGTCGCCTAGCGGAATTGTTTTGGAGGATGCAGAAGGTGTGATTCTTGAAGTGAACCCGGCGTATTGTGAATCAGTGGGGTATACAAAAGAGGAATTAATAGGAAATAATGTAAAAATGCTCACCCACCCCGATGCAATAAACAATGTATCAGAAAACATCTCCCGTTTGATAGCAGGCGAAACTTTGGTTCATACTGAAAAAAGTTGCAAAAAGGATGGATCTGCATGCTATATGGAGCTTAATGAAAAGAAAATTGTATTGCCAAATGGCGATGATGGTGTGCTCTGTCTGGCGAATGATATCAGCCAACAAAGAATGCTAGAAAACCAGCTTTTACATACCCAAAAGATGGAAGCCATAGGCACACTTGCAGGGGGTATCGCACATGATTTTAATAATATACTAGCTTCTGTAATTGGCTACTCCGAATTACTAAAGCTTTCGTTACCGCAAGAGAACAAGCTTAAGAATTATGCAAATCAGATTTATACAGCTTCCTTAAGAGCCCGCGATCTTGTACAACAAATATTAACCTTTAGTAGAAAAACGGAACAAGACTACAAGAATGTCCAAATATCGCTGGTTGTAAAAGAAGTACTTAAATTACTGCGGGCTTCGCTGCCTTCCTCAATTGAATTTGAAACCTCGCTAACTGACACAGATGGATTAATCCTGGCCGATGCCATTCAAATTCATCAACTTGTTATGAATTTATGCACAAATGCTTCTTATGCAATGCAGGAAAACGGAGGCGTATTATCCATCAATCTGGAGAAAATAATATTTGACCAAAGTAAGCAAATAAATGGATTTAAACTGGATGCAGGTGAATATATTAAATTACACATTCAAGATACCGGCCACGGAATCGACCCAGATATTCTTAAAAAAGTATTTGATCCCTTTTTTACAACAAAACCAGTAGGGGAAGGAACGGGGTTAGGACTCTCAGTTGTACATGGAATAGTAAAAAGCCACAATGGTGAAATCACCCTTAATTCTGTTCGTGGAGAGGGAACAACAATAGATGTTTATTTTCCGAGAATTGAAAAAAAATCCACAGTTCAGAAAAGAAAACCTCAAGAGTTAAAAACCGGAAATGAATGGATTTTATATGTTGATGATGATGAAGCAATAGTTAAAATGAATAAAGAAATGCTTGAAGGCCTTGGTTACAATGTTGCCGGTGTGACAAATTCATTAGCAGCACTAGAGTTATTTAAAACAGATACAGATTTATTTGACCTTGTTATAACTGACCTTACTATGCCCCATATGAAAGGGGACCGTTTTGCTCAGGAATTGTTAAAAATTAAAAAGGACCTTCCCATCATTTTGCTCACGGGATCAAATAATGTTATGACAAAGGAAAAATCTAAAAAGCTCGGGATTAAATCATTTTTGAAAAAACCGTTACTCGCAAAAGAATTAACAGATGTAATTAGGAAAATAATAAAAAAAGAAAACGAATTTAACCATGATAAAAATATTAGTAGTAGATGA
- a CDS encoding response regulator, protein MIKILVVDDDDIFRGLLKDSLTQSGNKIVTAQDGLRALRELEKQRFDMVITDIVMPEKEGIEVIREIKAKYPDVKIIAMSGGSPFLHAELNLKLAKKVGADLALQKPFMQNELIASINQLFPNNSNNN, encoded by the coding sequence ATGATAAAAATATTAGTAGTAGATGATGATGATATTTTCCGCGGCCTGCTTAAAGATAGTCTCACACAATCCGGAAATAAAATTGTTACTGCACAGGATGGCTTGAGAGCTCTAAGGGAGTTGGAGAAACAAAGGTTTGACATGGTAATAACCGATATTGTCATGCCTGAAAAAGAAGGAATTGAAGTAATACGTGAAATAAAAGCAAAGTATCCTGATGTTAAAATAATTGCTATGTCTGGTGGCAGCCCTTTTTTACACGCCGAACTCAATTTAAAATTAGCAAAAAAAGTCGGAGCCGATTTAGCCTTGCAGAAACCTTTTATGCAAAATGAACTTATAGCCTCAATAAATCAACTCTTTCCAAATAACTCTAATAACAACTAA
- a CDS encoding hemerythrin domain-containing protein — MARTDNYRQQHNDLLEVATQISGKLNAQQLSEDASEVRRLLSTLLGKLRIHLATEDKALYPQLLSSTSDDAKHLAKRFIDEIGGIGEVVGQYSKKWSSPLHIQKDSAAFVSETKSLFGALANRIEKENNELYDYVDKM; from the coding sequence ATGGCCAGAACAGATAACTACAGGCAGCAACATAATGATTTACTTGAAGTTGCAACACAAATATCAGGTAAACTTAATGCCCAACAACTATCAGAAGATGCTTCTGAAGTAAGACGGTTGTTATCCACTTTGCTGGGTAAACTAAGAATTCATCTCGCGACAGAAGACAAAGCATTATATCCGCAATTGCTAAGTTCTACAAGCGATGATGCAAAGCATCTTGCAAAGCGTTTTATAGATGAAATTGGAGGAATTGGGGAAGTGGTTGGTCAATATTCAAAAAAATGGTCCAGCCCATTGCATATCCAAAAAGATTCCGCTGCTTTTGTTTCTGAGACTAAAAGTTTATTTGGCGCGCTTGCAAATAGGATTGAAAAGGAAAATAATGAACTATACGACTACGTTGATAAAATGTAA